The Nitrospirota bacterium genome contains a region encoding:
- the cas2 gene encoding CRISPR-associated endonuclease Cas2 produces MFVLVSYDVATDELKGQRRLRRVAKACQDYGQRVQYSVFECIVDPAQWTKLKERLISEIDPEKDSLRFYYLGSNWQHRVEHVGAKATLDQEGPLIV; encoded by the coding sequence ATGTTTGTGCTTGTGAGCTATGACGTTGCAACCGATGAACTGAAAGGCCAGCGTCGTTTGCGCAGGGTTGCAAAAGCATGTCAGGATTACGGACAAAGGGTTCAGTATTCCGTCTTCGAGTGTATTGTAGACCCCGCGCAATGGACCAAGCTGAAGGAGCGGCTGATTTCCGAGATCGATCCTGAGAAAGACAGCCTGAGATTCTACTATCTTGGTTCCAATTGGCAGCATCGTGTTGAACATGTAGGGGCCAAGGCAACATTAGATCAGGAGGGGCCGTTGATTGTTTGA